The sequence TGTATCTGTATCAATATGATACTGTTATACAAGTCATAAGAGGGTAAAAGGAACTAAATCTGAAAAAAAGAGGGGCAAAAATGAAAAATTTTTATGCCAACAAAAAGTCAGCAGCATTTTTTATATCAGCTCTTTTTATATCTCTTTTTATTACTTTTCTCGCCACCGGCTGTTGTCCCAGAGAGACAAGGCCCACTTTAAAAATAGCCATATGGGGAGGACCCAACGAAATAGATATCATAAATAAGCTTGTCAAGGAATGGCAGAAGGATCACCCTGAGGTTATTGCCAAAGTAGAACATACGCCGGCGGGCTCGTATACGAATAAACTTCTTATAAGGATTGCCGGAGGGACGGCACCCGATGTAATGTTTGCGGAGGGCAATATCTTTGTAAACTTCTTCACTATAGACGCCTTTATGGATTTGACGCCGTTTATAGAGAAGGATGACGGATTTGAACTGTCGGACTTTTTCCCCGAAGGGCTCGAGCGCTTTACGCGTAACGGAAAAGTGTATTGCATACCGAGAGATGTTGCTCCCTTTGCCTGCGTATATTACAATAAGCGTCTCTTTGATGAAGCGGGCCTCGCTTATCCTGATAATGATTGGGATTGGAAAGACATGCTTGAGAAAGCTCAAAAACTCACAAAAAAATCGCCGGCGGGGAAGGTAAGCCGCTACGGCTTTTACGGCTGGACGTGGCAGAATTTTATATATTCAAACGGCGGTAGCATAGTTGACAACGTAGAAAATCCCAAAAAGTTCACCATGACGGGCGATAAAGCGGTGGACGGATTGCAATTTTACGCCGACCTTATAAATAAGTATAAAGTCTCGCCGAGCCCGGTGACTTTAGGCGACCTCGGAATGGGCGCTCAGCAGCTCTTCATGTCTCAGAAACTTGCTATGTACCAGTCCGGTTATTGGGAAAGCAATGTCTTTAGGGATATAAAGGATTTTGAATGGGATGTAGCTATGTTTCCGAAAGGGCCGTCCGGCATAAGGAGATTTGGCACGGGCGGTTCGGGCTATTGTATATTAAAGACTACAAAACATCCGGAACTGGCGTGGGAAATAGTCAAGCTTTTGACTGGAGAAAAGTCCCAGATAGCTCTTGCCGGAATAGGGCTGACGCAACCGGCTATTGAGTCTATAGCGGAAGGCCCTTATTTTGCCGAATCGCCGGCGCTGCCCAAAAATAAAGCGATGTTGAACGAAGCGATACAATATGTAGTGTATGAGCCGTTTCATCCGAAGTGGCGTGAAATAAACGAACTTTACCTTGTGCCCGAACTTGACCTTGTGTTTAACGGTACAGAAACGGCCAAGGATGCTGCAATGAAAATAGCACCCGAAGCGAACAGGTTACTGAAAGAATAATCGACAGCCATTGCAGATGAACCGATAGCGTAAAGAATGCACCAAAAGCCACACGGCGGGACATGTTCCGCCGTACTAATATGGCAATTCTAACCTGGTTAAATTTGCCAGATTAGGAGGAACGTGTCCCGCGACAAGGAGAAGCATGAAGTACGGTAATTTCTCAAAAGACGGATTGGAATATATTATAACTGATCCCAATACTCCCCGACCGTGGATAAACTATCTGACGAACGAAAACTATTGCTCTGTAATATCCCAATGCGGCGCGGGCTACAGTTTTTACAAAGACTGCCGCACCGACAGGATAACCAGGTGGAACCCCGAAAGTTATCATTATAACAGGCCCGGTAAGTTTATCTATATCAAAGACAATAAGACAAAAAAGTATTGGGGCGCGACTTACCAACCGGTAATGGCCAAGCCTTCTAAATTTGAGGCAAGGCATGGCCTGGGTTATACAACGGTGAAGACGAAGTATTACGGCATTGAATCCGAAGTCACATATTTTGTGCCGATGGAGGATGCATGCGAAATATGGCTGGTTAAGATTAAAAACGGGACCTCTAAACCAAGGGACCTGACTATTGTGCCTTATATAGAATGGCTTATAGGCGATTACCAT is a genomic window of Candidatus Omnitrophota bacterium containing:
- a CDS encoding sugar ABC transporter substrate-binding protein; the encoded protein is MKNFYANKKSAAFFISALFISLFITFLATGCCPRETRPTLKIAIWGGPNEIDIINKLVKEWQKDHPEVIAKVEHTPAGSYTNKLLIRIAGGTAPDVMFAEGNIFVNFFTIDAFMDLTPFIEKDDGFELSDFFPEGLERFTRNGKVYCIPRDVAPFACVYYNKRLFDEAGLAYPDNDWDWKDMLEKAQKLTKKSPAGKVSRYGFYGWTWQNFIYSNGGSIVDNVENPKKFTMTGDKAVDGLQFYADLINKYKVSPSPVTLGDLGMGAQQLFMSQKLAMYQSGYWESNVFRDIKDFEWDVAMFPKGPSGIRRFGTGGSGYCILKTTKHPELAWEIVKLLTGEKSQIALAGIGLTQPAIESIAEGPYFAESPALPKNKAMLNEAIQYVVYEPFHPKWREINELYLVPELDLVFNGTETAKDAAMKIAPEANRLLKE